From the genome of Virgibacillus siamensis, one region includes:
- a CDS encoding cytochrome c biogenesis CcdA family protein → MSGEINIFIAFGAGFLSFVSPCVLPLYPVFLSYITGMSVSEMKEDNKMLNRKSMLHTLFFLLGFSCIFIVMGYTSNVFSDFLNQYKDIIRQIGAILIVFFGLVIVGLLNFEFLMKDKKITFKNRPAGFVGSFLIGLAFSLGWTPCMGPILVIVISLAATNPDLGMVMMISYILGFSIPFFILSFFLGKLGWIKRNSSRIVKVGGYLMIFMGIALFFNWMGKLTAFLAGWIGFQGF, encoded by the coding sequence ATGTCGGGTGAAATAAATATATTTATCGCCTTTGGAGCCGGGTTTTTGTCTTTTGTCTCACCCTGTGTGCTGCCATTATATCCTGTTTTCCTGTCCTATATTACTGGAATGAGTGTCAGTGAAATGAAAGAGGATAATAAAATGCTTAACCGGAAAAGCATGCTGCATACACTGTTCTTTTTGCTCGGTTTTTCCTGTATTTTCATTGTGATGGGGTATACATCAAACGTGTTTTCGGATTTCCTTAATCAATATAAGGATATTATCAGGCAAATCGGTGCTATTCTTATCGTGTTCTTTGGTTTGGTTATTGTAGGATTGCTGAATTTCGAGTTCTTGATGAAGGATAAGAAGATCACCTTCAAAAACAGACCGGCGGGATTCGTGGGATCTTTTCTGATTGGACTGGCATTTTCACTTGGTTGGACACCTTGTATGGGGCCGATTTTGGTGATTGTAATATCACTTGCAGCTACAAATCCGGATCTGGGAATGGTCATGATGATCAGCTATATCCTTGGCTTTTCCATACCATTTTTCATTTTGTCGTTCTTCCTTGGAAAACTGGGATGGATTAAACGAAACAGTTCAAGGATTGTAAAGGTTGGCGGCTATTTGATGATCTTTATGGGGATAGCGCTGTTCTTTAATTGGATGGGCAAATTGACTGCATTTCTTGCTGGATGGATTGGATTTCAAGGCTTCTGA
- the sirA gene encoding sporulation inhibitor of replication protein SirA, translating into MNQYAIYWIKEEFAHHFFHKSHILYRFLKAYQMEQNREDLRKQFEFITNPFPKKELTAHLTHNVSDGVRVAWQENNIEIWKDMQYISLHIHQKHINFRSEILHDAEQLLFPALRSYQPVLFIMSNNTEHYGWLSPVIQRKRDKTEQVLYSYL; encoded by the coding sequence TTGAATCAATACGCCATTTACTGGATCAAAGAGGAATTTGCGCATCATTTTTTCCACAAAAGTCATATCCTTTATCGTTTTTTGAAAGCGTATCAAATGGAACAAAACCGGGAAGACTTAAGAAAACAATTTGAATTTATTACGAATCCATTTCCAAAAAAAGAACTGACTGCCCATCTGACTCACAATGTTTCAGATGGTGTTCGTGTGGCTTGGCAGGAGAATAACATTGAAATTTGGAAAGATATGCAATATATTTCTTTACATATCCATCAAAAACATATAAACTTTCGTAGTGAGATATTGCACGATGCGGAACAATTGCTGTTCCCGGCACTCCGTTCATATCAGCCGGTCTTATTTATTATGAGCAATAATACGGAACATTACGGCTGGTTATCTCCGGTAATTCAAAGAAAGAGGGACAAGACTGAACAAGTATTGTATTCTTATCTTTGA
- a CDS encoding CcdC family protein: MFWIIASTVVAAFMAITMIFVRLKAAKKPASVKKIILPPLFMSTGALMFVFPEFRVGWYQVLEAFSVGIIFSVFLIKTSKFEIRDNDIYLIPSKSFVFILFGLLAIRIIMKLMIGGTISLGETSGMFFLLAFGMILTWRLAMLYKYKKLEKQLQY; the protein is encoded by the coding sequence ATGTTTTGGATTATTGCAAGTACAGTAGTCGCAGCTTTTATGGCAATAACGATGATTTTTGTCCGGTTGAAAGCTGCAAAAAAACCAGCTTCTGTTAAAAAAATAATATTGCCGCCATTGTTTATGAGTACGGGCGCACTAATGTTTGTGTTTCCTGAATTTCGGGTCGGCTGGTATCAGGTATTGGAAGCATTCAGTGTCGGAATTATTTTCTCGGTCTTTTTGATTAAAACATCCAAGTTTGAAATCAGGGATAATGATATTTACCTGATACCATCCAAATCGTTTGTATTTATTCTGTTCGGATTACTGGCAATCAGGATTATTATGAAGCTTATGATTGGCGGTACAATTTCATTGGGAGAGACAAGTGGAATGTTTTTTCTTCTGGCATTCGGCATGATTTTAACTTGGCGATTAGCGATGCTTTACAAATACAAGAAATTAGAGAAACAGCTTCAGTACTAA
- a CDS encoding Na(+)/H(+) antiporter subunit B: protein MYKSNDLILRTTTSIIVFILLGFSIYLLLAGHNSPGGGFIGGLITASAIMLLYISYGSETIEKILPINYRLLVPIGLLLALGTGIGSFFFSVPFLSHTYGYFHIPFFGELELATAMLFDTGVYITVLGVTLTIILSISKDQ, encoded by the coding sequence ATGTACAAATCGAATGATTTGATTTTACGAACAACAACATCAATTATTGTGTTTATTCTGCTTGGTTTTTCGATTTACCTGCTTCTGGCTGGACATAATTCTCCCGGCGGCGGATTTATCGGCGGATTAATAACAGCATCCGCAATCATGCTTTTATATATATCATATGGTTCTGAAACCATCGAGAAAATATTGCCGATTAATTATCGTCTGCTGGTTCCGATAGGCCTCCTTCTTGCGCTTGGAACAGGTATCGGGTCTTTCTTTTTTAGTGTTCCTTTCTTATCGCATACGTACGGCTATTTTCACATCCCATTTTTTGGCGAACTTGAATTGGCTACGGCGATGCTGTTTGACACGGGTGTATACATAACAGTACTGGGTGTAACCCTTACGATCATACTGTCGATTTCAAAAGATCAGTAA
- a CDS encoding YneF family protein yields MATIWVVLIAIVALIAGVALGFFIARKYMMNYLKKNPPINEQMLRTLMMQMGQKPSQKKINQMMRAMNNQQNK; encoded by the coding sequence ATGGCTACGATTTGGGTTGTACTAATAGCTATCGTTGCATTAATTGCCGGTGTTGCGCTTGGATTTTTCATCGCACGGAAATATATGATGAACTATTTAAAGAAAAACCCTCCAATTAATGAACAGATGCTTCGTACATTAATGATGCAGATGGGCCAAAAACCGTCGCAGAAGAAAATTAATCAGATGATGCGAGCAATGAATAACCAACAAAACAAATAA
- a CDS encoding DUF2621 family protein, with protein MSIFVDYLIVLWGFLLITLMGIGGFFMFRKFLKKLPKEDGRSKMDWEEYYMEKTRHMWRKPEKELLEDLVSPVPELFRDVARQKIASKIGEVALQKKRKVISQDVLIEGYILATPKRDHKFLRKKLDQKNIDVTPYESFFDY; from the coding sequence ATGTCAATTTTTGTAGACTATTTAATCGTCCTGTGGGGATTTTTGCTGATTACCTTGATGGGGATTGGCGGGTTTTTTATGTTCCGGAAGTTTTTGAAAAAATTGCCAAAAGAAGACGGCAGATCAAAAATGGACTGGGAAGAATATTATATGGAAAAAACAAGGCATATGTGGCGTAAACCCGAAAAGGAATTGCTGGAGGATTTAGTGTCCCCTGTACCGGAATTATTCCGCGACGTTGCAAGGCAAAAAATAGCCAGCAAAATCGGGGAAGTTGCCCTGCAAAAAAAGCGGAAAGTGATTTCACAGGATGTATTAATCGAGGGTTATATTCTTGCTACTCCGAAACGGGACCACAAATTTTTACGTAAAAAATTGGATCAGAAAAATATAGATGTTACACCGTATGAAAGCTTTTTCGATTACTAG
- the tkt gene encoding transketolase: MSQNMEQLSINTIRTLAIDAIENANSGHPGLPMGAAPMAYSLWTDFMTHNPKNSKWFNRDRFVLSAGHGSMLLYGLLHLSGYDVTIDDLKSFRQWGSRTPGHPEVHHTDGVEATTGPLGQGIAMSVGMAMAEAHLASLYNKEDIHIIDHHTYALISDGDLMEGISHESASLAGHLGLGKLIALYDSNDISLDGDLDRAFSDDTESRFKAYGWQVIRVEDGNNLTEIRNAIKEAKENTEQPTLIEVKTVIGYGSPNKSASAASHGAPLGTDEVKLTKDYYKWAHDDFHVPEEVYADFNEKIGKDGADAEDNWNELFTTYKEKYPDDAKELELAIKGELPENWNADLPVYEAGKDSAATRATSGEVLNAISKAVPYFFGGSADLAGSNKTTVKNEEDFSLQNYAGKNIWFGVREFAMAAATNGMALHGGLKAYAGTFFVFSDYMRPAIRLSAIMNAPVTYVFTHDSIAVGEDGPTHEPIEQLASLRAMPGLSLIRPADGNEVQAAWRLSLESEDKPTALVLTRQGLPTLEGTKENAYNGVKKGAYVVSKSDKETPDALLLATGSEVQLAVKAKNALKEKSIDVSVISMPSWDRFNEQDQAYKDSVIPPNVKNRVAIEMASPFGWERYVGEKGKVIGIDTFGASAKGDKVIEEYGFTVDNVVKQVESYVD; the protein is encoded by the coding sequence TTGTCACAAAACATGGAACAACTATCGATTAACACAATTCGCACTTTGGCAATTGATGCCATCGAAAATGCTAATTCGGGCCACCCGGGCCTGCCAATGGGTGCAGCTCCAATGGCGTATTCGTTGTGGACTGATTTCATGACACACAACCCGAAAAATTCCAAATGGTTTAATCGGGATCGTTTTGTTTTATCCGCAGGTCATGGATCCATGCTGCTGTATGGCTTATTACATTTATCCGGTTATGATGTAACCATTGACGATTTAAAATCTTTCCGTCAATGGGGTTCCAGAACTCCGGGACACCCGGAAGTTCATCATACAGATGGGGTGGAAGCTACAACTGGTCCTCTTGGACAAGGTATTGCGATGTCAGTAGGGATGGCAATGGCCGAGGCACATCTCGCATCTCTTTACAATAAAGAAGACATTCATATTATTGACCATCATACGTATGCACTCATCAGCGACGGTGATTTAATGGAAGGTATTTCACACGAGTCAGCTTCTCTCGCCGGTCATCTGGGATTAGGTAAACTGATTGCCCTGTATGACTCCAACGATATTTCCCTGGATGGAGATTTGGATCGCGCATTTTCTGATGATACCGAAAGCCGTTTTAAAGCATATGGCTGGCAGGTTATTCGAGTGGAAGACGGGAATAATCTGACAGAAATCCGTAATGCGATTAAAGAGGCAAAAGAAAATACCGAACAGCCTACATTAATCGAAGTTAAAACAGTTATCGGCTATGGTTCCCCAAACAAATCAGCATCTGCGGCATCACATGGTGCGCCGCTTGGAACAGATGAGGTTAAACTGACGAAAGACTATTATAAGTGGGCACATGATGATTTCCATGTACCGGAAGAAGTCTATGCTGATTTTAACGAAAAAATTGGAAAAGATGGAGCCGATGCAGAGGATAATTGGAACGAACTTTTTACCACTTACAAAGAAAAATATCCGGATGATGCGAAGGAATTGGAACTGGCAATTAAAGGTGAACTGCCGGAAAACTGGAATGCGGATTTGCCTGTTTATGAAGCCGGAAAAGATTCTGCAGCGACTCGTGCCACTTCCGGCGAGGTGCTTAATGCAATTTCAAAAGCTGTACCATATTTCTTCGGTGGTAGTGCTGATTTAGCAGGATCCAACAAGACGACGGTTAAAAATGAAGAAGACTTTTCCCTGCAAAATTACGCTGGTAAAAACATTTGGTTCGGTGTACGGGAATTCGCAATGGCTGCTGCAACCAACGGAATGGCACTGCACGGCGGATTAAAGGCATATGCCGGAACATTCTTCGTGTTTAGTGATTACATGCGACCGGCAATCCGTCTTTCTGCAATTATGAATGCGCCAGTGACATATGTGTTTACACACGATTCGATTGCAGTGGGAGAAGATGGACCGACACACGAGCCAATTGAACAACTTGCATCACTTCGGGCGATGCCAGGACTATCTCTGATTCGTCCTGCTGACGGAAATGAAGTTCAGGCAGCCTGGAGACTCTCGCTTGAGTCAGAAGATAAGCCGACTGCTCTGGTATTGACCAGACAGGGATTGCCAACATTGGAAGGCACAAAAGAAAATGCGTACAATGGTGTGAAAAAAGGTGCTTATGTGGTAAGCAAATCAGATAAAGAAACACCTGATGCATTATTGCTTGCAACTGGCTCTGAAGTGCAGCTGGCCGTAAAAGCAAAGAATGCCTTAAAAGAAAAAAGCATCGATGTGAGTGTTATCAGCATGCCATCCTGGGATCGTTTCAACGAGCAGGATCAGGCATATAAAGATTCCGTTATTCCACCGAACGTGAAAAATCGTGTCGCAATTGAAATGGCTTCACCATTTGGCTGGGAACGTTATGTAGGTGAAAAAGGTAAAGTAATCGGCATTGATACATTTGGTGCTTCCGCTAAGGGAGACAAAGTAATTGAAGAATACGGCTTTACCGTTGATAATGTTGTGAAGCAAGTCGAATCGTATGTGGACTAA